The Arachis hypogaea cultivar Tifrunner chromosome 19, arahy.Tifrunner.gnm2.J5K5, whole genome shotgun sequence genome has a window encoding:
- the LOC140182378 gene encoding uncharacterized protein: MPGTVAVLRTSPVRVGGQLDESRAYFHRLFWTFPPCIEAFHHCKPLVSIDGTHLYGKYGGTLLFQPGLLVISDRHNGIKATLEAPNGGWLPLSAYRAFCIRHVAANFALTFKGKDARRLLVNAAYAKTEVGFHYWFDILRSEDPAMCDWANRIEYSLWTQHCDEGCRFGHMTTNISECVNSILKGVRNLPMCSLMKATYGRDNSEFTFAETTPTGSFSLGSYKVSLASHTYDCGYFQALHFSCPHALACCAYSRLTWEPYVHQVYRLSSVFSVYQMGFTPPIPEGFWPPYDGPTVIPDPNKKRAREGHPRSTRIRTNMDEADPNRPKRCGLCRQPGHTRRSCPQLGGAEHTRGHD, from the exons atgcctggtactgttgcAGTGCTAAGGACGAGCCCTGTTCGTGTCGGTGGACAGTTGGACGAGTCTCGAGCTTATTTTCACAGACTATTCTGGACGTTTCCACCATGTATCGAGGCATTCCATCATTGCAAGCCCCTAGTtagtattgacggcacccatctgtatggcaagtatgggggaacgttgcttTTC CAGCCGGGTCTGCTGGTTATCTCGGACAgacataacggcatcaaggccaCGCTTGAGGCTCCTAACGGAGGCTGGTTACCTCTGTCTGCATACCgggcattctgcattcgacatgtTGCGGCAAATTTCGCCctcaccttcaagggcaaagacgcaaGGAGGCTACTTGTGAATGCGGCGTACGCTAAGACTGAGGTCGGGTtccattactggtttgatattcttaggtccgaagacccggcgatgtgtgacTGGGCAAACCGGATTGAGTATTCGTTGTGGACACAACATTGTGATGAAGGATGTAGATTCGgacacatgacgacgaatatatCTGAGTGTGTGAACTCGATCCTCAAGGGTGTCCGAAACCTTCCTATGTGCTCGCTAATGAAGGCAACATACGGAAG ggataactccgagttcaccTTCGCAGAGACAACTCCGACTGGTTCTTTCTCACTGGGTAGCTACAAAGTCTCGCTTGCATCTCACACATATGACTGCGGATACTTCCAGGCACTTCATTTCTCGTGTCCCCACGCACTGGCATGTTGTGCCTACTCACGACTTACATGGGAGCCTTATGTCCACCAGGTGTATCGTCTTAGTTCGGTCTTTAGTGTGTATCAGATGGgtttcacacctcccattccggagggtttctggccaccataTGACGGGCCGACTGTCATCCCTGACCCCAATAAGAAGCGTGCGAGAGAGGGTCATCCCAGGTCCACTCGGATACGGACCaatatggacgaggcagatccgaaCCGGCCAAAGAGATGTGGGCTTTGTCGGCAGCCCGGCCACACACGTCGGAGTTGCCCACAGCTCGGAGGAGCAGAGCACACACGGGGACATGATTAG